A single window of Rhizophagus irregularis chromosome 32, complete sequence DNA harbors:
- a CDS encoding 40S ribosomal protein eS24 yields MADSGTATIRTRNFITNRLLRRRQFVVDVLHPGRANVSKDELREKLATMYKCDKEIIFVFGFRTVFGGGRSTGFGLIYEDIEHAKKFEPKYRLVRQKLAESEKTARKQRKERKNRAKKFRGTKKTKATTKKEK; encoded by the exons ATG GCTGATTCAGGTACAGCTACAATAAGAACACGCAACTTTATTACCAATCGGCTTTTGCGCAGAAGGCAATTTGTGGTTGATGTTCTTCATCCTGGTCGTGCTAATGTATCAAAAGATGAACTTCGCGAAAAGTTAGCCACAATGTATAAATGTGACAAagagattatttttgttttcggGTTTCGTACCGTTTTTGGTGGTGGTCGTTCAACTGGTTTTGGCTTGATTTATGAAGATATTGAAcatgcaaaaaaatttgaaccaAAATATAGGCTTGTTAGG caaaaaCTTGCAGAATCCGAGAAAACCGCTCGTAAACAACGTAAAGAGCGAAAGAATCGTGCCAAGAAATTCCGTGGTACCAAGAAGACAAAAGCTACTACTAAGAAAGAAAAGTAA